A genomic region of Metopolophium dirhodum isolate CAU chromosome 1, ASM1992520v1, whole genome shotgun sequence contains the following coding sequences:
- the LOC132934721 gene encoding mothers against decapentaplegic homolog 4-like isoform X1, which yields METDARLMSQAQQYAQAPRPTQTHHSPAPQPTREMQQTSAPTSADACLSIVHSLMCHRQGWEREGFAKRAIESLVKKLKGKRDELDSLILAITTNGSNPSKCVTIQRTLDGRLQIAGRKVFPHVIYARIWRWPDLHKNELKHLKYCQYAFDLKCDSVCVNPYHYERVVSSGIDLSGLSLQSDTSTNSSGQIINLRDEYTAGGGVMSSSPTGSSQVSSSNMNSDVSGNSPSVTVQHHLPLLYHQTNPATDVSQQSTVSQAAGDIGLFRPTLQQQQCPSHQIGVNSQVQVKTESCDNWMPSTPSHTPPNRPPNMPLQNPSMFQGQKEDNLLPSQTMTPHDYQGPTASMSGTTTDNRPVQSTLTYTHSMQPPHPIFWGVSEMGSSGLLSSQPAPEHWCLIAYFELDTQVGEMFKVPSTCPHVTVDGYVDPSGSNRFCLGALCNVQRTEQSERARLHIGKGIQLDLIGEGDVWLKCQSDHSVFVQSYYLDREAGRAPGDAVHKIYPHAYIKVFDLRQCYKQMCQQAETAQNAAAAQAAAVAGHLAGSHTVGGITPAIRLSAAAGIGVDDLTRLCILRLSFVKGWGPDYPRSSIKETPCWIEVHLHRALQLLDEVLHSMQINSSRA from the exons ATGGAAACGGACGCTCGCTTGATGTCGCAAGCACAACAGTATGCACAAGCTCCCCGGCCAACACAGACACACCACTCGCCTGCTCCTCAACCAA CCAGAGAAATGCAACAAACCAGTGCACCGACGTCAGCTGATGCCTGTTTGAGTATAGTACACAGTTTGATGTGCCATCGGCAGGGATGGGAAAGAGAAGGATTTGCCAAACGAGCCATTGAGTCActggttaaaaagttaaag GGAAAAAGAGATGAATTAGATAGTCTTATTCTAGCTATAACTACAAATGGTTCAAATCCAAGTAAATGTGTTACAATACAAAGAACATTAGACGGGCGGTTACAG atTGCTGGGCGTAAAGTTTTTCCGCATGTAATATATGCAAGAATCTGGCGATGGCCAgatttacataaaaatgaacTCAAGCATTTAAAGTATTGCCAATATGCTTTTGACTTAAAATGTGATTCTGTGTGTGTTAATCCGTATCATTATGAACGTGTTGTGTCATCAGgcatag ATTTAAGTGGTCTATCGCTACAAAGTGATACATCTACTAATAGTTCTGGCCAAATAATTAACCTAAGAGATGAGTATACAGCTGGCGGGGGAGTAATGTCTTCCTCGCCAACTGGTTCTAGTCAAGTTAGCAGTTCCAATATGAACAGCGATGTATCTGGAAACAGCCCGTCTGTGACTGTACAACATCACTTACCTCTTTTATATCACCAAACAAATCCAGCCACTGATGTTTCTCAACAATCGACTGTCTCTCAAGCTGCCG GAGATATTGGTTTGTTTCGGCCCACACTACAGCAGCAGCAATGTCCTAGTCATCAAATTGGTGTAAATTCTCAAGTACAGGTTAAGACTGAATCATGTGACAATTGGATGCCGAGTACACCATCACATACACCTCCCAACA GACCACCAAACATGCCATTACAAAATCCCAGTATGTTCCAAGGACAAAAAGAAgacaatttat TGCCTAGTCAAACAATGACACCTCATGATTATCAAGGACCTACCGCCTCGATGTCTGGTACAACAACAGATAATCGACCAGTACAAAGCACACTTACTTATACACATTCAATGCAACCACCACATCCAATATTTT ggGGAGTGTCTGAAATGGGATCAAGTGGTTTATTATCATCTCAGCCAGCTCCTGAACATTGGTGTTTAATTGCTTACTTTGAATTAGATACTCAGGTTGGAGAAATGTTTAAGGTTCCATCTACTTGCCCTCATGTCACTGTTGATGGTTATGTTGATCCTTCTGGAAGTAATCGATTTTGTTTGGGTGCCCTTTGTAATGTTCAAAGGACAGAACAAAGTGAAAGAGCTAG ATTGCATATTGGGAAAGGTATTCAACTAGATCTGATTGGAGAAGGAGATGTTTGGTTAAAATGTCAGAGTGATCATTCAGTTTTTGTGCAGTCATATTATTTAGATAGAGAAGCTGGCCGAGCACCAGGAGATGCAGTCCATAAAATTTATCCTCATGCATACATTAAA gtttttgaTCTTCGACAGTGTTACAAGCAAATGTGTCAACAAGCCGAAACAGCTCAAAATGCAGCTGCTGCACAAGCAGCAGCAGTTGCAGGACACCTAGCAGGATCTCATACTGTGGGAGGTATTACTCCAGCTATAA GATTGAGTGCTGCAGCAGGTATTGGAGTAGACGATTTAACAAGATTGTGCATATTAAGATTAAGTTTTGTAAAAGGTTGGGGTCCCGACTATCCACGAAGTAGCATTAAAGAGACTCCATGCTGGATAGAA GTTCATTTACATCGAGCATTACAACTTTTGGATGAAGTATTACACTCAATGCAAATAAATTCATCAAGAGCTTGA
- the LOC132934721 gene encoding mothers against decapentaplegic homolog 4-like isoform X2, with amino-acid sequence METDARLMSQAQQYAQAPRPTQTHHSPAPQPTREMQQTSAPTSADACLSIVHSLMCHRQGWEREGFAKRAIESLVKKLKGKRDELDSLILAITTNGSNPSKCVTIQRTLDGRLQIAGRKVFPHVIYARIWRWPDLHKNELKHLKYCQYAFDLKCDSVCVNPYHYERVVSSGIDLSGLSLQSDTSTNSSGQIINLRDEYTAGGGVMSSSPTGSSQVSSSNMNSDVSGNSPSVTVQHHLPLLYHQTNPATDVSQQSTVSQAAGDIGLFRPTLQQQQCPSHQIGVNSQVQVKTESCDNWMPSTPSHTPPNRPPNMPLQNPSMFQGQKEDNLLPSQTMTPHDYQGPTASMSGTTTDNRPVQSTLTYTHSMQPPHPIFWGVSEMGSSGLLSSQPAPEHWCLIAYFELDTQVGEMFKVPSTCPHVTVDGYVDPSGSNRFCLGALCNVQRTEQSERARLHIGKGIQLDLIGEGDVWLKCQSDHSVFVQSYYLDREAGRAPGDAVHKIYPHAYIKVFDLRQCYKQMCQQAETAQNAAAAQAAAVAGHLAGSHTVGGLSAAAGIGVDDLTRLCILRLSFVKGWGPDYPRSSIKETPCWIEVHLHRALQLLDEVLHSMQINSSRA; translated from the exons ATGGAAACGGACGCTCGCTTGATGTCGCAAGCACAACAGTATGCACAAGCTCCCCGGCCAACACAGACACACCACTCGCCTGCTCCTCAACCAA CCAGAGAAATGCAACAAACCAGTGCACCGACGTCAGCTGATGCCTGTTTGAGTATAGTACACAGTTTGATGTGCCATCGGCAGGGATGGGAAAGAGAAGGATTTGCCAAACGAGCCATTGAGTCActggttaaaaagttaaag GGAAAAAGAGATGAATTAGATAGTCTTATTCTAGCTATAACTACAAATGGTTCAAATCCAAGTAAATGTGTTACAATACAAAGAACATTAGACGGGCGGTTACAG atTGCTGGGCGTAAAGTTTTTCCGCATGTAATATATGCAAGAATCTGGCGATGGCCAgatttacataaaaatgaacTCAAGCATTTAAAGTATTGCCAATATGCTTTTGACTTAAAATGTGATTCTGTGTGTGTTAATCCGTATCATTATGAACGTGTTGTGTCATCAGgcatag ATTTAAGTGGTCTATCGCTACAAAGTGATACATCTACTAATAGTTCTGGCCAAATAATTAACCTAAGAGATGAGTATACAGCTGGCGGGGGAGTAATGTCTTCCTCGCCAACTGGTTCTAGTCAAGTTAGCAGTTCCAATATGAACAGCGATGTATCTGGAAACAGCCCGTCTGTGACTGTACAACATCACTTACCTCTTTTATATCACCAAACAAATCCAGCCACTGATGTTTCTCAACAATCGACTGTCTCTCAAGCTGCCG GAGATATTGGTTTGTTTCGGCCCACACTACAGCAGCAGCAATGTCCTAGTCATCAAATTGGTGTAAATTCTCAAGTACAGGTTAAGACTGAATCATGTGACAATTGGATGCCGAGTACACCATCACATACACCTCCCAACA GACCACCAAACATGCCATTACAAAATCCCAGTATGTTCCAAGGACAAAAAGAAgacaatttat TGCCTAGTCAAACAATGACACCTCATGATTATCAAGGACCTACCGCCTCGATGTCTGGTACAACAACAGATAATCGACCAGTACAAAGCACACTTACTTATACACATTCAATGCAACCACCACATCCAATATTTT ggGGAGTGTCTGAAATGGGATCAAGTGGTTTATTATCATCTCAGCCAGCTCCTGAACATTGGTGTTTAATTGCTTACTTTGAATTAGATACTCAGGTTGGAGAAATGTTTAAGGTTCCATCTACTTGCCCTCATGTCACTGTTGATGGTTATGTTGATCCTTCTGGAAGTAATCGATTTTGTTTGGGTGCCCTTTGTAATGTTCAAAGGACAGAACAAAGTGAAAGAGCTAG ATTGCATATTGGGAAAGGTATTCAACTAGATCTGATTGGAGAAGGAGATGTTTGGTTAAAATGTCAGAGTGATCATTCAGTTTTTGTGCAGTCATATTATTTAGATAGAGAAGCTGGCCGAGCACCAGGAGATGCAGTCCATAAAATTTATCCTCATGCATACATTAAA gtttttgaTCTTCGACAGTGTTACAAGCAAATGTGTCAACAAGCCGAAACAGCTCAAAATGCAGCTGCTGCACAAGCAGCAGCAGTTGCAGGACACCTAGCAGGATCTCATACTGTGGGAG GATTGAGTGCTGCAGCAGGTATTGGAGTAGACGATTTAACAAGATTGTGCATATTAAGATTAAGTTTTGTAAAAGGTTGGGGTCCCGACTATCCACGAAGTAGCATTAAAGAGACTCCATGCTGGATAGAA GTTCATTTACATCGAGCATTACAACTTTTGGATGAAGTATTACACTCAATGCAAATAAATTCATCAAGAGCTTGA